From the genome of Hydrogenophilus thermoluteolus, one region includes:
- a CDS encoding exo-beta-N-acetylmuramidase NamZ family protein → MVRTGLDRLVTEPEWAQRLSGRRVMLLTHPAAVTGPAAPFPPLTHAATALAQWLPTVGARLTALFGPQHGVRGDKQDNMVFSADEIDPHLGIPAFSLYGERLKPTPEQLAHGDLLLVDLQDVGCRVYTYLTTLRYVLEAAAAVGLEVWVLDRPNPIGRWVEGLCSEPGWESFVAAGSCPMRHGLTLGEAAHWFVATRALDLPLTVVALAGWDPDAAPGYGWPLVTHVWIPPSPNAPTPWMARCYPGTVMVEGTTLSEGRGTTRPLECFGAPWLDPERLLAEMARLAPEWLAGCVLRPIWFEPTFHKHAGERCGGVMIHTEPPVFDPAHFRPWRLVALAFKAIRRLWPDAPLWRAFAYEFETERLAIDLINGGPRLREWVEDPSATPADLDALAAADVAQWHTARSAWQHRSG, encoded by the coding sequence ATGGTGCGGACCGGCCTCGACCGTCTCGTCACCGAACCCGAATGGGCGCAGCGCCTTTCGGGGCGGCGGGTGATGCTGCTGACCCACCCCGCCGCGGTGACGGGACCGGCTGCACCGTTTCCGCCGCTCACCCATGCCGCGACCGCGCTCGCCCAATGGCTCCCCACGGTCGGGGCGCGCCTGACTGCCCTCTTCGGCCCGCAGCACGGGGTGCGCGGCGACAAGCAAGACAACATGGTCTTCTCCGCCGACGAAATCGACCCGCACCTGGGCATCCCCGCGTTCAGCCTCTACGGCGAACGGCTCAAACCCACCCCGGAACAGCTCGCGCACGGCGACCTCTTGCTCGTCGACCTGCAAGACGTCGGCTGTCGCGTCTATACCTACCTCACTACGCTACGCTACGTGCTCGAAGCTGCCGCGGCGGTTGGGCTGGAAGTGTGGGTGCTCGACCGCCCCAACCCCATCGGCCGCTGGGTCGAAGGCCTCTGCTCCGAACCGGGGTGGGAGAGCTTCGTCGCAGCAGGCAGTTGCCCGATGCGCCACGGCCTCACGTTGGGCGAAGCGGCGCATTGGTTCGTCGCCACCCGGGCGCTCGACCTGCCACTCACGGTCGTCGCGCTGGCGGGGTGGGACCCGGACGCCGCGCCCGGCTACGGCTGGCCGCTTGTGACCCACGTCTGGATCCCACCCAGCCCCAACGCCCCCACGCCGTGGATGGCGCGCTGCTACCCGGGCACGGTGATGGTCGAAGGCACCACCCTCTCGGAAGGACGGGGCACGACGCGACCGCTCGAATGTTTTGGCGCGCCGTGGCTCGATCCGGAGCGGCTGCTTGCCGAAATGGCGCGGCTCGCGCCCGAATGGCTCGCTGGCTGCGTCCTGCGCCCGATCTGGTTCGAGCCCACCTTTCACAAACACGCTGGCGAGCGATGCGGCGGCGTGATGATCCACACCGAACCGCCCGTTTTCGACCCAGCGCACTTCCGTCCGTGGCGGCTCGTTGCGCTCGCGTTCAAAGCGATCCGTCGCCTCTGGCCCGACGCGCCGCTATGGCGTGCCTTTGCGTACGAATTCGAAACCGAACGGTTGGCGATCGACCTCATCAACGGCGGACCGCGGCTGCGCGAATGGGTCGAGGACCCAAGCGCCACCCCTGCCGATCTCGACGCGCTCGCTGCAGCCGACGTAGCCCAGTGGCATACCGCAAGGAGCGCATGGCAGCATCGCAGCGGTTGA
- a CDS encoding peptide chain release factor 3, producing MEPFAREIARRRTFAIIAHPDAGKTTLTEKLLLFGGAIQIAGAIKARKAARHATSDWMAVEQQRGISVTTSVMQFEYEDCVFNLLDTPGHQDFSEDTYRVLTAVDAAVMVIDAAKGVEAQTIKLLEVCRLRNTPIITFINKLDREVRDGFDLIAEIEDILQISCAPVTWPMGMGKHFRGVFHLLEDRMFCFAPGTERRVELETIVGLHNPLLDERFPDEVTKLREDVALAREALPPFALGEFLTGRQTPVFFGSAVNNFGVQDVLDALAAWAPPPQPRDAGARTVHPNEPKFTGFVFKIQANLDPKHRDRMAFLRVCSGRYTNGMKAFHTRLGREMRLANAVTFLANRRNVEEEAYPGDIIGIPNHGQLQIGDTLTEGELLQFTGIPYFAPELFRAARLKDPLRAKQLHKGLKELGEEGAIQVFEREGGQLILGAVGALQFEIVAERLKTEYQVEALFEPVEIYTVRWLLFPDDATKNRFVREQALRLGRDVDGNLVYLAPSRYNLELTQEKYPEVEFRATREHRQVFA from the coding sequence ATGGAACCGTTTGCGCGCGAAATTGCCCGCCGTCGTACCTTTGCGATCATCGCCCACCCGGACGCCGGGAAGACGACGCTCACCGAAAAGCTGCTGCTCTTTGGGGGTGCGATCCAGATCGCCGGTGCGATCAAGGCGCGAAAAGCAGCCCGGCACGCGACGTCGGACTGGATGGCGGTCGAGCAGCAGCGCGGGATTTCGGTGACCACGTCGGTAATGCAGTTCGAATACGAAGACTGCGTCTTCAACCTGTTGGACACCCCGGGGCACCAGGACTTTTCCGAAGATACCTACCGTGTGCTCACCGCGGTGGATGCTGCGGTGATGGTGATCGACGCCGCCAAGGGGGTCGAGGCGCAGACGATCAAACTGCTTGAAGTGTGCCGGTTGCGCAATACCCCGATCATCACCTTCATCAACAAGCTCGACCGCGAGGTGCGCGACGGCTTCGATTTGATCGCCGAGATCGAAGATATTTTGCAGATCTCTTGTGCGCCGGTCACCTGGCCGATGGGGATGGGCAAGCATTTCCGCGGTGTCTTTCATCTTTTGGAAGACCGTATGTTCTGTTTTGCGCCGGGAACGGAACGGCGGGTCGAATTGGAGACGATCGTCGGCTTACACAATCCGCTCCTGGATGAACGTTTCCCGGACGAAGTGACGAAATTGCGCGAAGACGTGGCGTTGGCGCGCGAGGCGTTGCCGCCGTTTGCGCTCGGGGAGTTCCTCACGGGGCGTCAAACCCCAGTCTTTTTCGGCTCCGCGGTCAATAATTTCGGCGTGCAGGACGTGCTCGACGCGTTGGCGGCGTGGGCTCCGCCGCCGCAGCCGCGCGACGCCGGTGCGCGCACCGTTCACCCGAACGAGCCCAAATTCACCGGTTTCGTCTTCAAGATCCAAGCGAACCTCGACCCGAAACACCGCGACCGCATGGCGTTCTTGCGCGTCTGCTCCGGACGCTACACCAACGGCATGAAGGCGTTCCATACTCGGTTGGGACGGGAGATGCGGCTGGCGAACGCGGTGACGTTCCTGGCGAATCGCCGCAACGTAGAAGAGGAGGCCTATCCGGGGGACATCATCGGTATTCCCAACCATGGGCAGTTGCAGATCGGCGACACGCTCACCGAAGGAGAGCTGCTGCAATTCACCGGGATCCCCTACTTTGCGCCGGAGCTCTTCCGCGCCGCGCGGCTCAAAGACCCGCTGCGCGCGAAGCAGCTCCACAAAGGGCTCAAAGAGTTGGGCGAAGAGGGGGCGATCCAGGTCTTCGAACGCGAAGGGGGGCAGTTGATCCTGGGCGCGGTGGGTGCGTTGCAGTTCGAGATCGTTGCCGAGCGGCTCAAGACCGAATATCAGGTGGAAGCGCTCTTCGAGCCGGTGGAGATTTACACCGTCCGTTGGCTCCTTTTTCCCGACGACGCAACGAAAAACCGGTTCGTGCGCGAACAGGCGCTGCGCTTGGGGCGCGACGTCGATGGCAACCTGGTCTATCTGGCGCCGAGTCGCTACAACCTGGAGCTGACTCAGGAAAAATATCCTGAGGTGGAATTCCGCGCGACGCGCGAGCATCGGCAGGTGTTCGCGTAA
- a CDS encoding ABC transporter substrate-binding protein, which translates to MTYRSQLVASLAAAGLIATSSAAFAEAKVALMGGITGPIAGMAPAMIASMKLALDQANAAGLAIGKITYQEFDSGCNPQVATDAATKAVNVFGADAAVGPACSGELLAAVNSVTIPAGVLVVSSSATSPKITDLDDKDLVFRTVPSDDFQGRALARTLLERGVKKVAVAYINNDYGKGLAEAFKAEFEAKGGTITQFRGHEDKKASYRSDLAELAKGGADTLVLFDYGNASGMTILRQAIENGFFKQFVGADGMRDENLIKTLGEANLKHFFVSAPVGEAGAAFEKFAEAARKAGLDPNATFAATSYDAAALVALALEAAKGDKAKLPQALRAVATAPGERIYPGEWEKAKQLLAEGKEIDYKGASGDHEFDAKGDVPGSYAFFKVEGGTYKEVQKMK; encoded by the coding sequence ATGACATACCGTTCCCAACTCGTTGCTTCACTCGCTGCCGCGGGGCTCATCGCAACTTCGAGCGCCGCGTTTGCCGAAGCCAAGGTCGCGCTCATGGGCGGGATCACCGGCCCGATCGCCGGGATGGCGCCGGCGATGATCGCGTCGATGAAATTGGCCCTCGATCAGGCCAACGCCGCGGGGCTTGCGATCGGCAAGATCACCTACCAGGAGTTCGACAGCGGTTGCAACCCGCAAGTGGCCACCGACGCCGCGACCAAAGCGGTGAACGTCTTCGGCGCCGACGCCGCAGTTGGCCCCGCCTGCTCCGGCGAGCTCCTTGCCGCGGTGAACTCGGTCACCATCCCCGCGGGCGTACTGGTCGTTTCGTCCTCTGCCACCTCGCCCAAGATCACCGACCTCGACGACAAAGACCTGGTCTTCCGCACGGTGCCATCGGACGACTTCCAAGGGCGGGCGCTTGCGCGTACGCTCCTCGAGCGCGGGGTGAAGAAGGTAGCGGTCGCCTACATCAACAACGACTACGGCAAGGGTCTGGCCGAAGCGTTCAAAGCCGAATTCGAAGCCAAAGGGGGCACCATCACCCAATTCCGCGGCCACGAAGACAAGAAAGCGTCGTACCGTTCCGACCTCGCCGAACTCGCCAAAGGGGGCGCCGATACCTTGGTGCTCTTCGACTATGGCAACGCGTCGGGGATGACGATCCTGCGGCAAGCGATCGAAAACGGCTTCTTCAAGCAGTTCGTCGGTGCCGACGGGATGCGCGACGAAAACCTCATCAAGACGCTCGGCGAAGCCAACCTGAAGCACTTCTTCGTCTCCGCACCGGTGGGCGAAGCGGGCGCGGCGTTCGAAAAATTCGCCGAAGCGGCGCGCAAAGCGGGTCTCGATCCGAACGCCACCTTTGCCGCCACGAGCTACGACGCCGCGGCGCTCGTTGCGCTGGCGCTCGAAGCGGCAAAAGGGGACAAAGCGAAACTGCCGCAAGCGCTGCGTGCGGTCGCCACCGCTCCGGGTGAGCGAATCTATCCGGGCGAATGGGAAAAAGCGAAGCAGCTCCTTGCCGAAGGCAAAGAGATCGACTACAAAGGGGCTTCGGGCGACCACGAATTCGACGCCAAAGGGGATGTTCCGGGCAGCTACGCCTTCTTCAAGGTCGAAGGGGGTACCTACAAAGAAGTGCAGAAGATGAAATAA
- a CDS encoding branched-chain amino acid ABC transporter permease, translating to MDTLGLLNYAIFMGVLIGIYALLSLGLNVQWGYAGLFNAGVAGFFAVGAYLSALFTAPPVPDRIMGWELPTVVGWIAAMVAAALIAWPIGKVTLRFRSDYLAIATIGVAEIIRLVLRTEDLLSGGVRGITGIPRPFGDLPYEWSQLAYLALTWAMVVMIYWALERQLAAPWGRMMRAIRENEHAAAAMGKNVEARRLEAFILGAAIMGLAGAVYVHFMRAITPEAIDPMMVTFLVWIMLILGGSGNNRGAILGAVIIWVIWSSSELLTDRLPAEIATQAKYIRVFVIGLMLQLVLRWRPEGLLPEGTHVRRSS from the coding sequence ATGGATACACTGGGACTGCTCAATTACGCGATCTTCATGGGGGTGCTGATCGGCATCTACGCGCTCCTCTCCCTCGGCCTCAACGTCCAGTGGGGGTACGCCGGGCTCTTCAACGCCGGGGTGGCGGGCTTTTTCGCGGTCGGCGCGTACCTGTCGGCACTCTTTACCGCCCCGCCGGTTCCCGACCGCATCATGGGCTGGGAACTGCCCACGGTCGTCGGCTGGATCGCTGCGATGGTCGCCGCTGCGCTCATCGCGTGGCCCATCGGCAAGGTGACCCTGCGGTTCCGTTCGGACTACTTGGCAATCGCCACCATCGGGGTTGCAGAGATCATCCGCTTGGTGCTGCGCACCGAAGATCTGCTTTCTGGCGGCGTGCGCGGCATCACCGGCATTCCCCGCCCCTTCGGCGACCTGCCCTACGAATGGTCGCAACTCGCTTATCTGGCGCTCACCTGGGCGATGGTGGTGATGATCTACTGGGCGTTGGAACGGCAACTCGCCGCGCCGTGGGGCCGGATGATGCGCGCGATCCGCGAAAACGAACACGCAGCCGCTGCGATGGGGAAAAACGTCGAGGCGCGGCGGCTCGAAGCCTTCATCCTGGGCGCCGCGATCATGGGGCTCGCAGGTGCCGTCTATGTCCACTTCATGCGCGCGATCACGCCCGAGGCGATCGACCCGATGATGGTGACCTTTCTGGTCTGGATCATGCTGATCCTGGGCGGGTCGGGCAACAACCGTGGCGCGATCCTGGGCGCGGTGATCATCTGGGTGATCTGGTCGAGCTCCGAACTCCTCACCGACCGCCTGCCTGCGGAGATCGCTACCCAGGCGAAATATATCCGTGTCTTCGTGATCGGCTTGATGCTGCAACTGGTGTTGCGCTGGCGCCCCGAAGGGCTCTTGCCGGAGGGCACCCACGTGCGGCGTTCGAGTTGA
- a CDS encoding branched-chain amino acid ABC transporter permease, whose translation MSGLELINFYVIPGLISGSIYALGAIGITLIFGILRYAHFAHGDMATLGAYVALGLVGSFALSPWVALPFAMAITALVAVVLDRVFYRHLETRPKILTVMASLGVALMLRSVVQVVWGVDPQVYSTGIVRAESYGGLMLRSRELITFATATGLVLFLMAFLRYTRWGKAMRAMSDNPELARLCGVNNEAVTRLTWVIAGALAAAAGFFLGINTELNTMMGWSALLAMFAAAILGGVGRVEGAVVGGLVIGLVEELSVLVLPSQYKMATAFVILILILLVRPQGIFKGKVL comes from the coding sequence ATGAGTGGATTGGAACTGATCAATTTCTACGTGATCCCCGGGTTGATCTCGGGGAGCATCTACGCGTTGGGTGCGATCGGGATCACCCTGATCTTCGGTATCTTGCGCTACGCCCACTTCGCCCACGGCGACATGGCCACGTTGGGCGCTTACGTCGCATTGGGGCTGGTGGGGTCGTTCGCGCTCTCGCCGTGGGTCGCGCTTCCCTTTGCGATGGCGATCACCGCGCTCGTCGCGGTGGTACTCGACCGCGTTTTCTATCGTCACCTCGAAACCCGGCCCAAGATCCTCACGGTGATGGCCTCGCTGGGGGTCGCGCTGATGCTGCGCTCCGTCGTCCAAGTGGTCTGGGGCGTCGATCCACAGGTCTATTCGACGGGAATCGTGCGCGCCGAATCGTACGGCGGATTGATGCTACGCTCCCGCGAACTGATCACCTTTGCCACCGCGACCGGGCTCGTGCTCTTCCTGATGGCGTTCCTGCGTTATACCCGTTGGGGGAAAGCGATGCGCGCGATGTCGGACAACCCGGAACTGGCGCGCCTCTGTGGCGTGAACAACGAAGCGGTGACCCGCCTCACCTGGGTGATCGCAGGCGCGCTTGCCGCCGCAGCCGGGTTTTTCCTGGGCATCAACACCGAACTCAACACGATGATGGGTTGGTCGGCACTTTTGGCGATGTTCGCCGCCGCGATCCTGGGGGGCGTCGGGCGCGTCGAAGGTGCCGTGGTAGGTGGTCTCGTGATCGGGTTGGTCGAAGAACTTTCGGTACTGGTGCTCCCCAGCCAATACAAAATGGCCACCGCGTTCGTGATCCTCATCCTGATCCTCTTGGTTCGTCCGCAAGGGATCTTCAAAGGGAAGGTGCTCTGA
- a CDS encoding ABC transporter ATP-binding protein: MNPVLVMHQVRGGYGDADILHGVSLTVNPKEIVVIVGPNGAGKSTAMKAVFGLVKIRDGAILFEGEEITGWKPDAIVRRGISYVPQVKNVFAEMTVHENLEMGAFLAKSVKAEAFERIYTLFPDLKAKRNALAGSLSGGQRQMVAMGRALMLNPRLLLLDEPTAGLSPKYMEQIFQICRDVRDTGVAILLVEQHAKQALAFCDRGYVLATGSNRHEGTGQELLNDPEIAQMFLGG; this comes from the coding sequence ATGAACCCGGTCCTCGTGATGCATCAGGTGCGTGGTGGCTATGGTGACGCCGACATTCTCCACGGCGTCTCTCTTACCGTAAACCCGAAAGAGATCGTGGTGATCGTCGGGCCGAACGGCGCGGGGAAATCCACCGCAATGAAAGCGGTCTTCGGTCTGGTGAAGATCCGCGACGGCGCGATCCTCTTCGAAGGGGAAGAGATCACCGGTTGGAAACCGGACGCGATCGTGCGCCGCGGTATCTCCTACGTTCCGCAGGTCAAGAACGTCTTTGCCGAAATGACCGTACACGAAAACCTGGAGATGGGGGCGTTCCTCGCGAAATCGGTCAAAGCGGAAGCGTTCGAGCGCATCTATACGCTCTTCCCCGACCTCAAAGCGAAACGCAACGCGCTCGCTGGGAGCCTCTCTGGCGGGCAGCGCCAGATGGTGGCGATGGGACGCGCGTTGATGCTCAACCCGCGGCTGCTGCTGCTTGACGAACCCACTGCAGGATTGTCGCCGAAATACATGGAACAGATCTTTCAGATCTGCCGCGACGTGCGCGACACCGGCGTGGCGATCCTACTGGTCGAACAGCACGCGAAGCAGGCATTGGCGTTCTGCGATCGCGGCTACGTGCTCGCCACTGGGAGCAACCGCCACGAAGGGACCGGTCAAGAACTCCTCAACGACCCGGAGATCGCCCAGATGTTCTTGGGCGGATAA
- a CDS encoding ATP-binding cassette domain-containing protein, producing MLELENLVMAFGGFRAVDGVSLKVEPGTITGLIGPNGAGKTTLFNVIAGAYQPTAGRIRFDGEEITRLRTDERFHRGLVRTFQIPHEFPRLTVLENLMVVPPKQPGEQLWANWFTPGEVARTEAEVRQKAIDVLAFLELTHVMNERAGNLSGGQKKLLELGRTMMTNAKLVLLDEPAAGVNRTLLRKLEEKIQILNREWNYTFILIEHDMEMIEKLCDPVICMAEGKVLIEGDFATVRNDPRVLEAYLGETVHPEVEAAIAEIEELEIEEGNA from the coding sequence CTGCTGGAATTGGAAAACCTCGTGATGGCGTTTGGCGGCTTTCGTGCCGTCGACGGCGTCTCGCTCAAAGTCGAACCGGGCACGATCACCGGCCTCATCGGCCCCAACGGGGCAGGCAAAACGACCCTCTTCAACGTGATCGCCGGTGCCTATCAGCCCACCGCGGGCCGCATCCGCTTCGACGGTGAAGAGATCACCCGGCTGCGGACCGACGAACGCTTTCACCGCGGGTTGGTGCGCACGTTCCAAATCCCGCATGAATTCCCCCGCCTCACCGTGCTGGAGAACCTCATGGTCGTCCCGCCGAAGCAACCGGGCGAACAACTGTGGGCGAACTGGTTCACCCCAGGGGAAGTGGCGCGTACCGAAGCCGAAGTGCGGCAAAAAGCGATCGACGTGCTGGCGTTCTTGGAACTCACCCACGTGATGAACGAACGCGCAGGCAACCTCTCCGGTGGGCAGAAGAAATTGCTGGAGCTGGGGCGGACGATGATGACCAACGCCAAGCTCGTGCTCCTCGACGAACCCGCGGCCGGAGTGAACCGCACGCTCCTGCGTAAGCTGGAAGAGAAGATCCAGATCCTCAACCGCGAATGGAACTACACCTTCATCCTGATCGAACACGACATGGAGATGATCGAAAAACTGTGCGATCCGGTCATCTGTATGGCCGAAGGCAAGGTGTTGATCGAAGGGGATTTCGCAACAGTGCGCAACGACCCGCGGGTGCTCGAAGCCTATCTGGGTGAAACCGTTCATCCCGAAGTCGAAGCGGCGATCGCCGAGATTGAAGAACTCGAGATCGAGGAGGGGAACGCATGA
- a CDS encoding PACE efflux transporter: MVMTGVALRSWRERWLQVGLFELGGLLLITPVYRWVTGEGWGESVGLLVLLSLIATIWQAVFNTVFDRCEARWARRPAHLRPWRWRAVHALGFEVTLFLITWPVIVLWTGWTWWAAAVADLGLALAYTAYAFLYHWLFDRWRPVAAERGA, encoded by the coding sequence ATGGTGATGACGGGTGTAGCGCTGCGTTCGTGGCGCGAGCGTTGGTTACAAGTCGGGCTCTTCGAACTGGGTGGTCTCCTTTTGATCACGCCGGTCTATCGCTGGGTCACTGGCGAAGGGTGGGGCGAATCGGTCGGGCTTCTGGTCTTGCTCTCCCTGATCGCCACCATCTGGCAGGCGGTCTTCAACACGGTATTCGACCGGTGTGAAGCGCGCTGGGCGCGACGACCCGCACATCTGCGCCCGTGGCGGTGGCGTGCGGTGCATGCGCTCGGTTTCGAGGTGACGCTCTTTCTGATCACCTGGCCGGTGATCGTGCTCTGGACCGGGTGGACGTGGTGGGCTGCGGCGGTCGCGGACTTGGGGCTTGCGCTTGCCTACACCGCGTACGCGTTCCTCTACCATTGGCTCTTCGACCGCTGGCGGCCCGTTGCCGCAGAGCGCGGCGCGTAA
- the murB gene encoding UDP-N-acetylmuramate dehydrogenase, with protein sequence MRIERDVDLRDWHTFRLPARAAELVVIERDADWAAWRARWQAVPLPEVIVGEGSNVLFVADFPGRVVRIATRGWQVVAETATERVIEAAAGEAWAPFVAALVARGWGGLENLAAIPGTVGAAPVQNIGAYGLEVGERIAAVTIWHRVSGETRTVAASELAFGYRTSWFKTDAARDWVIRSVRFALPKHAALRPHYPDLQRWLTAQGIELADLPPDGAVRAVHDAVVAVRAAKLPDPKVTGNAGSFFLNPILTADEWQRLRACAPEVPGFPLADGRWKVPAAWLIEQAGLKGAQLGGVAVDTRHALVLVNLGNGTGADLLRLMRRVQDTVAARFGVMLQPEPTLIGWDGTKVSI encoded by the coding sequence ATGAGAATCGAACGCGACGTCGACCTGCGCGATTGGCATACCTTTCGCCTCCCCGCGCGTGCCGCGGAACTGGTGGTGATCGAACGCGACGCCGATTGGGCGGCGTGGCGTGCGCGCTGGCAGGCCGTGCCGCTGCCCGAAGTGATCGTTGGGGAGGGCAGTAACGTACTCTTCGTCGCCGATTTCCCGGGACGCGTGGTGCGGATCGCGACGCGCGGCTGGCAGGTGGTTGCAGAAACGGCGACCGAGCGGGTGATCGAGGCTGCGGCAGGGGAGGCATGGGCGCCGTTCGTCGCGGCGCTTGTGGCGCGCGGTTGGGGTGGGCTCGAAAACCTTGCAGCGATTCCGGGCACTGTTGGCGCCGCGCCGGTGCAGAATATCGGTGCTTATGGCTTGGAAGTGGGCGAACGAATCGCCGCGGTGACGATCTGGCACCGTGTGAGCGGCGAGACGCGCACCGTTGCCGCCTCCGAGTTGGCGTTCGGGTACCGCACCAGTTGGTTCAAAACCGACGCGGCGCGTGACTGGGTGATCCGGTCGGTGCGCTTTGCGCTTCCCAAGCATGCGGCGCTGCGCCCCCACTATCCCGATTTGCAACGCTGGCTCACCGCGCAGGGCATCGAGCTCGCGGACTTACCGCCGGATGGAGCGGTGCGTGCGGTGCATGACGCCGTGGTGGCGGTGCGGGCTGCGAAACTGCCAGACCCCAAAGTGACCGGCAATGCCGGGAGTTTCTTCCTCAACCCCATCCTTACGGCGGACGAATGGCAGCGGTTGCGTGCATGCGCGCCCGAAGTGCCCGGGTTCCCCCTTGCCGACGGGCGGTGGAAAGTGCCCGCCGCCTGGTTGATCGAACAAGCCGGTTTGAAAGGGGCACAACTGGGGGGTGTCGCGGTCGATACGCGGCACGCGCTCGTCTTGGTCAATTTGGGGAACGGCACCGGCGCCGACTTGCTGCGGCTGATGCGCCGGGTTCAGGACACAGTCGCGGCGCGGTTTGGCGTCATGCTACAACCCGAGCCGACGCTGATCGGTTGGGACGGCACCAAAGTGTCGATTTGA
- a CDS encoding Rpn family recombination-promoting nuclease/putative transposase yields MTQEHDTGYKLLFAHPEMVRDLLIGFVPEPWVQTLDFSTLERVNASYVSEKGDARHEDMVWKVRFENHWLYVYLLLEFQAQPDRWMALRMLVYLGLLYQDLVRRNELTPEGKLPPVLPIVLYNGTPRWNAAEEIGELIAHGPEPLRRWQPQARYLLIDEGRYLPEALTKRNLAAALFRLEHSRSPEDMRRVVQELIEWLAEPEQKPLRFSLTRWLMRLLRRKMGKGTVEVPDVSDLLEVDTMLAERIESWTKEWWEQGLQQGLQQGLQQGLQQGLQQGEEKGFYLGELQTLQRQLTKRFGPLPESVQVRLSTASREEIERWLDRVLDAKTLDEVFG; encoded by the coding sequence ATGACCCAAGAACACGATACCGGCTACAAGCTCCTTTTTGCCCATCCCGAGATGGTGCGCGATCTGCTCATCGGGTTCGTTCCCGAGCCTTGGGTGCAGACGCTCGACTTTTCGACCCTCGAGCGGGTAAACGCCAGTTACGTCTCAGAGAAAGGCGATGCGCGCCACGAGGATATGGTCTGGAAGGTGCGCTTCGAGAACCATTGGCTCTACGTCTATCTCTTGTTGGAGTTCCAGGCGCAGCCCGACCGCTGGATGGCGCTGCGCATGCTCGTCTATCTTGGGCTCCTCTATCAGGATCTGGTGCGCCGCAACGAATTGACCCCTGAGGGGAAGTTGCCGCCGGTGTTGCCGATCGTGCTCTATAACGGTACGCCGCGCTGGAACGCCGCCGAGGAGATCGGCGAATTGATCGCGCACGGGCCTGAGCCGCTCAGACGCTGGCAGCCACAAGCGCGGTATCTTTTGATCGACGAGGGGCGTTATCTGCCCGAGGCGCTCACCAAGCGTAACCTTGCTGCGGCGCTCTTTCGGCTCGAACATTCGCGTAGCCCCGAGGATATGCGCCGTGTGGTTCAGGAACTGATCGAGTGGCTCGCCGAACCGGAACAGAAGCCGCTGCGCTTCAGTCTCACCCGCTGGCTGATGCGGCTGTTGCGGCGTAAAATGGGAAAAGGCACGGTCGAGGTACCTGACGTCTCGGACTTACTGGAGGTCGATACGATGTTGGCCGAACGCATCGAGAGTTGGACCAAGGAGTGGTGGGAACAGGGGTTGCAGCAGGGGTTGCAACAAGGGTTGCAACAAGGGTTGCAGCAGGGATTGCAACAAGGCGAGGAGAAGGGTTTTTACCTCGGCGAGCTGCAAACCTTGCAGCGGCAGCTCACCAAACGCTTCGGGCCGCTTCCGGAATCAGTGCAGGTGCGCCTGAGCACCGCGAGCCGGGAAGAGATCGAGCGCTGGCTCGACCGGGTGCTCGATGCAAAAACACTTGATGAGGTGTTCGGTTAG
- a CDS encoding DUF1840 domain-containing protein, with product MQPEQLLITFRSDADADVIMYRKHAEPILKLLGKEPDRGILTPEQLPEAIAKLEAACAADRERERQQLAALEADADASGKPMPVGFHQRAWPLLQMMKHALAEHKPVVWGV from the coding sequence ATGCAACCCGAACAGCTGTTAATCACTTTTCGTTCGGACGCCGATGCGGACGTGATCATGTACCGCAAACATGCCGAACCGATCCTGAAATTGCTCGGCAAGGAGCCCGATCGCGGCATCCTCACGCCGGAACAGTTGCCCGAAGCGATTGCCAAATTGGAAGCGGCGTGCGCAGCGGACCGCGAACGCGAACGGCAGCAGTTGGCGGCACTCGAAGCGGACGCCGATGCCAGCGGCAAGCCAATGCCCGTGGGGTTTCACCAACGGGCGTGGCCGCTCCTCCAGATGATGAAGCACGCGCTTGCGGAGCACAAACCGGTCGTGTGGGGGGTGTGA